The genomic segment GGTTCAACGTGTACAACAAAGTGGAGATCACGTTGTCCACGCATGAGGCCAACGGCCTGACCGAGCGCGACATCAAACTCGCGTCGTTCATCGACAGTATTACAGCGTAATACAGGAAATTTGCGCCCTTGCTGGCGTGCTAATTCGCCACGCATTGAACAATTGACCGGAAATGAAAGGGCAATGCAGGTTATCCCTCGGCCAAACCTTCAGTTCTACAGGCTATTCTTAAGGCTTACGTAAACTTCCCACGCTTGCCTGGCAAACCCGTCTAAACGATCCGGTGATAGCGTCTGCTGACGCTGTACAATCAGCAGCGCATACGGCTTGGAGAGCGCGCTTGCCTCCTTGCACAGAACGAGTTCGTCACCGCTTGAAGGTGAGCGGGCGCGCCAGAAGTTGATCGCGGCTTCCAGTTCGTGGATGGTTATTTCGGACATGACTTCGCGGTTGCCTTGCGCGCAACATGGCGGCTCGATGGCTGCTTCGTGGCCCGTTCCCGTCCTTGTGGCACGGCCACCCGCACGCTGCCTGTGCAGCAGGCGCCCCGGCGAACCGCTTGCCCAAACGCCTAAACCCATTGTACTTGAGCGAAATCCATGCGACTCCTTCTGATCGAAGATGACCGCCCCATCGCACGCGGCATCCAAAGCAGTCTCGAACAAGCCGGCTTCACCGTCGACATGGTCCACGACGGCATTTTCGCCGAGCAGGCCCTCACGCAAAACCGCCATGAGCTGGTGATTCTCGATCTGGGCTTGCCCGGTATCGACGGCATGACGTTGCTCTCGCGTTTCCGCCAGAGCAATCGCCATACGCCGGTCATCATCCTCACCGCGCGCGACGAGTTGAACGACCGTGTCCAGGGCCTGAATTCCGGTGCCGACGACTACATGCTAAAGCCGTTCGAACCCACCGAACTCGAAGCACGCATTCGCGCCGTGATGCGCCGCAGCGGTCCGCACGGCGACATGCCGCGTCCGGAAGTGTCGCTGGGCGGTGTGCGTCTGTCGGGCGTCGATCGCCGCATTTTCAACGACGACAAGCCGCTCGAATTGTCGCCGCGCGAATTCGCGGTGCTCGAAATGCTGTTGTTGCGCCATGGCCGCGTGGTCAGCAAGGCGCAACTGCAAGACCATCTGACGCATTTCGGCGGCGATCTCGGCGACACCGCGATCGAAGTCTACGTGCACCGGGTGCGTAAAAAGCTCGAAAGCTGCCGTGTGGAAATCGTCACGGTGCGTGGCTTCGGTTATCTGTTGCAGGAAATCCGTCAAGCCGCATAATCGTCGTGAAGGCCGCCTACGAACTTCGTGGCGGCCTGACGGTGCCGGGCCGGCGCCGCGCACGTATTGCCTACGTGCTGTGCAATTCGCCGGCATCGGCGAAATTTAGCGGCGCCTCGCGCCGTAGCCCTCTTCCCGCGCGTTCGATCATGCCCCAGCCGGCCGCCAATAGTCTGCGCCGCACGCTGCTGCGGCGCCTCGCTGCACCCCTTTCGCTGCTCGCGCTGATGAGCGGCCTGATCGCTTACTGGCTGGCGTGGCAATACACGCAGCATGTCGTCGACCGCTCGCTCGCCGACCTCGCCACCGCGATTTCCAAGCAGATCCAGATTGCCGGTCCCGATGCCAAAGTGACCGTGCCACCGCTCGCGCAAGCCATGTTCTCCGATCCGGTCGAACAACTCGTCTACCGGATCAGCAACGGCGAATCCGAAATTGCCGGCGACTCCAGTCTGCCGCTGCAAGGCACCAGCGTGCGTCGTATGCATTACGCGTACGTGTTCGAGACCGAGCATCAGGGTACGACCGTGCGAGTCGCGCAGGTGCGGGTCGATCAGCCCATGGGCAACCCGATCGTGATCGAAGTCGGTCAGCCGGTGCATCACCGGTTTCGAATCGCCGCCGAGTTCCTCGTCGCGATCATGATGCCGCTGCTGCTTCTGCTGCTGGCGGGCTGGGTGATCGTGTGGCGCGTCGTCAACCAGCAGCTCAATCCGCTGACCGATCTCGCGGATTCGCTGAACCGGCAAACTCACACATCGCTCGAACCGGTCGATGAAACCTACGTGCCAGTCGAAATCCGGCCGCTTACGGGCGCGCTGAACGCGCTGCTCGATCGGTTGAAAACCGCGCTCGACGGCCAGCGCAAATTCATCGCCGATGCCGCGCATCAACTCCGTACGCCGCTGACCGCCGTCAAGCTGCATGCCGAACAGGCGGCCACTGCGCGCGATCCGCAGCAGACCCTCGTGGCGGTGCGCGAGCTGCGGGCGGCGGCCGACCGCGCGGTGCGTCTGTCGAATCAGTTGTTGTCGCTGGCACGCGCCGAGCCGGGCGAACAGGCTGCGCGCTTCGTCAATGTGGACATGTCCGCGCTCGCGTTCGACACCGGCGCGGAATGGGTGCCGCGCGCATTGTCATTCCATGTCGACCTCGGTTTCCAGCGGCTCGACGACCCGGCCAACGATCATCCGCTGATGGCGCGGGGCAATCCTGTGCTGCTGCACGAAGTGATCGCCAATCTGCTGGATAACGCGTTGAAGTATGTGCCGCCGTCGCGCTTCGACGGCGGGCGCATCACGGTGACGGTGTCGCAAACGGTCATCGACGATGTGCGCATGGCAGAGATCATCGTGGAAGACAACGGGCCGGGCGTGCCGCGCGCTCAGCAGGCGGATCTGTTCAAGCGGTTTTTCCGCGGCGACGGTCAGGCCGAAGCCGGCGTGGATAGCGGTGCCGGTCTGGGACTCGCGATCGTCCACGACATCATGGTGCTGCATCGCGGCAGCGTGCATTACGAAGATGCGCCGGAAGGCGGCGCACGCTTCATCGTGCGTATTCCGTTGCTACCGGCAAGCGTTCAGAGCGAGCCTGCGCGAATCGACGCCCCGCGACCGGCAAAAAAATCGGCGCACTCGGCGCCGGTGGATATCTAACGTATTGCGATTCAAAACGGGCTGCTTCGCATACGCTCATGCACTCGCTGATAACAGCGTCAGCCCATGAGCAACGCCAGCAGCCCGCGCGTCACTTCTTCTTTGCCTTTTTCGCCGACGTTTTGGCTTCCGACACCTTGGCTTTCTTCGCCGACTTTCCGGCTTTCCCCTCGCCCTTCTCTTTCTCCGGCGGCGCCAGCATCGTGCCGCGGCACTTGCGCGCGCCGCAACGGCATTCGTATTCCTTCTTCAGCTTTTTCGTTTGACGCGCGTCGATCACGAGGCCGTAGTCGTAAAAGACTTCCTCGCCCTCGGCGATATCGCGCAACGCATGCACGTACACGTGACCGTCGATTTCCTCGGCTTCGCAGTTCGGCGCGCACGAGTGGTTGATCCAGCGCGCACTGTTGCCGTCCACTTTGCCGTCGATCACCTTGCCGCTATCCAGCGCAAAGTAGAACGTGTGATTCGGTTCGGCCGGATTGTGCGGATGGCGGCGCAATGCTTCTTTCCAGGAGATCCGCTCGCCTTTGTATTCGATCAGCCGTTCGCCGGCCGCAATCGGTTCGAGGGCAAACACGCCTTTGCCGTGCACACCCGAACGGCGCACGGCGATCCTGCGTGAACTCATTGAATGAATCCTTGTGAAGAACTGGGGATGAAGTCCGGCAGCCGCCTAAGATGTCCGCGTCTGACGCGCTGCTTTTTCCTGACGCCAATAGCAAACGCGGCGCCCTGCGAGCGCCGCGTCGACTTGCGACGCACGTGCGCCACATCCGGCATCCTACACGCTCAAGACAGCTTCCTTCAACCGTCAAAAGGACGCATTCATGCAAGCTGTCCGGGCCGCTTCAACGTTGTCCGAACGAAATATCGCCGAACAGCGCTTTTTGCTCGCGCGGCTGCGAACGCCAGTATTGCGGCGGCGCTTCGACCGTTGCGCCGAGTTGCGCTGCGGCGTGCCACGGCCAGCGCGGGTTGTACAGCAACGCGCGAGCCAGCGCGATCAGATCGGCGTCGCCCGCTTCGATCAGTTGCTCGGCATGCAGCGGATCGGTGATCAGGCCGACGCCAATCGTGGTCAGCCCGGTTGCCTGTTTGACCGCCTTCGCAAACGGGATCTGATAGCCGGGTTCAAGCGGGATTTTCTGCAACGGCGATACACCGCCCGACGACACATCAATCCAGTCGCAGCCGCGTTTTTTCAGCTCCTGCGAAAACGCGATGGTGTCCGCAAGCGTCCAGCCGCCTTCGACCCAATCGGTTGCCGACACGCGCACGCCGACCGGTTTGTCGGCGGGAAATGCAGCGCGCACGATATCGAATATTTCGAGCGGAAAACGCATACGATTTTCGAGCGAGCCGCCGTAATCGTCGTCGCGCTGATTGGCGATCGGCGACAGGAATTGATGCAGCAGATAGCCGTGCGCGGCATGCACTTCTACAGCGTCGATGCCGATGCGCGCAGCGCGTCGTGCAGACGCCGCAAACGCCTCGCGGATCCGGTTCAGCCCGGCGGTATCGAGCGCAAGCGGCGGCTCCTCACCGGCCTTATGCGGCAACGCAGACGGCGCGTGCGGCAACCAGCCACCCTGCGACACCGGAATCAGCTGACCGCCTTCCCAAGGCACGTGGCTCGACGCCTTGCGCCCCGCGTGCGACAACTGCATCGCCACCTTGATCGACGAATGTTTGCGGATCGCGGCCAGTACGGGCACGAGCGCGGCTTCGGTCGCGTCATCCCACAAACCGAGATCGCCGGGGGTGATGCGGCCGTCCGGCTCGACCGAGGTCGCCTCGATGCACAGCAGTCCAGCACCCGACAACGCGAGACTGCCGAGGTGGATCATGTGCCATGCCGTGGCCTCACCGCGTTCGGCGGAATACTGGCACATCGGGGATACGACGATACGATTGGGAAGCGTCACGCTACGCAGCGTGAGCGAAGAGAAAAGCGCGCTCATGGATGTCGCCCAGTAGAAACCCGAGAGCGATCGAGCATAGCACCGTGGGCGGTTTACTGCATGTCAGCGCCCGTCAAGGCGTCGGGCTGCCCGATTTCGCTTCCACCTGATCGAGCCATTCGGCAAACATCTTGCGGGTCGCGGTTTCGAGCGCCGGACCGAATTGCGCGGTCTCGGCACGCAACTGCCGTGCATCGATACCGTGGCCGGCGAGCTCTCCCGCATTGCCGATCAGCCAGGGTTCGAACCGGTCGGTCCGAATCTCTGGATGACACTGCAAACCCAGTACGTGATCGCCCCACGCAAACGCCTGGTTTTCGCAGGCGGGGGTCGACGCGAGACGGGTAGCCTGGTCGGGCAGATCGAAAGTGTCGCCGTGCCAATGCAGCATGGACGTATGCGCGCCGTCGAGATGACGCACCGGCGAAGCGCGGCCGGCATCGGTCAGCGTGAGCGGCGTCCAGCCGATTTCGGTATGTCCTGCGGGATAAACCCGTGCGCCGAGCGCACGCGCGACAAGCTGCGCGCCGAGGCAGATGCCGAGCGTCGGCAACCCTGCCGCTATGCGCTTCTCGATCATTGAGAGCAACGGCACGAGCGTGGGATATAGCGCGTCGTCGGTTGCGCTGATCGGACCGCCAAGTACCACCATCAGCGATGCTGCGACCGGGTTCGGCGCCTCGATGCGGGCGAAACCAACATCGAGATAGCGCACGGGACGCCCGCGCTCGCCGAGCACCAGTTCGAGACTACCCAGATCCTCGAAGTGCACATGGCGAATGGCGAGAACTTCGCGATTCATCGGCCTGCCCTACTTTCAGGTTGACTAAAGACTTGCCGCGCGACTTGCCACAACACGGCGCCAGACGGCTGACAGGCGGCGTAGGCGGCCTGCCAAAGCCGGCATGGCAGTGTAGCGGATTGCCTCGAAAAGAAATCGCGTTACTGCGCGAAGATCTTCCAGGTCTTCTTCTGGGTAGCGACGTCGGCAACTTCGTACACCGAGCAGTCGAGACGCAGATTCGTGTCCGACATCTTCAGACCAAGCAGCGCGCATTGATGCGGCGTCTTTTTCGGATTCTTGCTCGGTTCGAAGTGCGAGCAGCTCAGGCACATGCGGTGCGGCGGAATCTGGCTCTGTGCTTCCAGCTGATGGATGGTTTTGAGCAGCGTGCGGTAGAACACCGCCTGCTCATCTTCACGCAACGTGCCGACAGCCTTGGACAAAAAGTCCGGCCATTGCGCAGCGCGCTTCGCAGCCGTGCGGCCACGTGCGGTCAGGCGAACTGCCAGAGCGCGGCCGTCGTCGAGCGCGCGGCGCTTTTCGACCAGACCTTTGGTTTCGAGCGTGCTGACCGCGTCGCTGGTGGTCGCGGCAGTCAAAGCCGTTTCACGGGCGATTTCGCCAAGGCGCATCGGGCCTTTGCGTTGCATCAACAAGACCAGGATTTCGCCCTGAGTCGGCGTGAGACCCGCGCCTTCGGCCCATTCCCAGGCCTGGCTCCGCATTGCCGTGCTCAATCGCAATAGGCTGTGGGTCACTCGCCCGGTTGCCTGTTCTCCGTATACGCCTTCGCTCATAATCTTCGATTGGTTTATTTGCAGCTCGGGTGCAATGCCGGAAAACTGTTCTCCGACTTCGCCCGTAGCTCGTGTGGGGTAGCTTCATCCAACTGCGACGAAACGGTTTCTACTATCTCAAAAATTTACCGCCTTGCAAGCCAGCAAGGCGAAAACAACATTCTATGCGACAGCGGCGAATCGTACAGCTAACTTATCCAACGCGAGTTGTGGATAACCTCGGGAAAACGTTTGGATAGCCTGTGTACCGATTTTTTATACGTGCCTGGAACGAATTCGCCACAACCTGAATTGCCCTTGCAAACCATTGCGGATAAGGCGCTTAACCGTCTGGTTATCATTTTCGCAGCGTGTTGACTTTTCAGGGAATTATTCAGTTGTCCACAGGCAATGGCAAAACTCGTTCGACACTCCTACCGAGGTATACGTAAACTTTGCGGAAATCTGAAGGGCTGTAGGTCAGAAAATTTAATTACGAAAAAAAACCCGCACGAAGCGGGTTTCTCTACGGCCTGGCTCAAACTTGCCTCAGCGGCTACGCCCGCCATTGCAGACATTGCTGCCGCACCGCTTCGTGCAAGGACTTTTCCTGGCTGAAGACGCTGCGCAACCACGTTGCGTCATTCACCTGTCCGCGGGCGATCGCACCGATCTCGGCCAGCGCATTGCCCGAACCCAACGCTTCCGCATGCGGCGCGATGAGGTCGAGCGTTTCGAGGATGTCCTCGGAAATTGTTTTTCGTTCGCCCGTTTGCGGGTTGATGCAGGTCCCGGCGAGACCGAATCGGCATGCTTCGAAACGGTTGAACGTGTAGACCAGATAGTCGTCTTCCTTCGGCGTGATCGGTTTGTCGAGCAGCAGATGCCGTGCAAGTGTCTGGATGTAGCACGCAATGGCGGCCGCGCGATCCACGGAAAACGGCGTGTCCATCACGCGCACTTCGATCGTGCCGAAACCGGGCTTCGGCCGGATGTCCCAGTAAAAATCTTTCATGCTGTTGACCACGCCCGTGTGGACCATCTTCGAGAAATATTCCTCGAAACTGTCCCACGTCAGCACGAACGGCGCACGGCCCGAAAGCGGAAACGCGAATACGGAATTCAGTCGTGCCGAATGAAAGCCGGTGTCCACGCCCTGCACGAACGGCGACGACGCAGACAGCGCGATGAAATGCGGAATGAAGCGCGACATCGAATGCAGCAGATACAGCGCGCTGTTCGGATTCGGGCAACCGATGTGAACGTGCTGGCCAAACACCGTGAACTGCTTCGCCAGATAGCCGTACAACTCGGACAGGTACTGAAAACGCGGTGTATCGACGATCTGCCGCTCGCTCCATTGCTGGAACGGATGCGTGCCGCCGCCGCACAAACCGACGTTCAGATGATCGGCAGCCGACACCAGCGTGTCGCGAATCTTGCGCAAATCGGTGACGGCCTGCTCGTGCGTCGTGCAGATACCCGTCGACAGCTCGATCATGCTTTCGGTGATTTCCGGCGTGATGTTGCCGGGGATTTTTTCGTCCTTGATCAGACGCATCAAATCCGAGCCGGCTTTGGTCAGATCATAGTCATGCGTATTGACGATCTGCATTTCGAGTTCGACGCCGAACGTAAACGGCTTCGAATCGATGAAGGGTTCGAGTGACATGGCGTCCCCTGAGTCAGGTCGGCCGGGAATGTGTCACATACCCGGCCGTTTTTTGAATCGAATAAGTTGAATCTTGCTGGTCAAACTTCAGGCAACGAAGCGCTTCAAAGCTGCTTTAAAGCCACGGCTTTAAGCCACTGCTAAGCCACTGCTTTAAGCCCCGTTAACCGCCGCTGACGGCCGCCTACTCTTCGCGCCGTTCGGCCACCACCGCGAGGCTGCGGTAAACGAGCCACGGCCCGAGAATCTGCAGCACGAAAATCGAACACATGACGATGGCGCGCAGTTGCGGATCGAAATTCGGATACAGGTTGTAAGTGTCGTCCACCAGCAGATACGCGAGCGCCGACATCGGCGACAACGACAAACCGAGCGCGACCCCCTGCTTCCAGTTCAATCCGCTCGGTTTGGCAAATGCCAGCACGCCGACGAGTTTCGCCACCAGCCGAGCAACGATCAGACCCAGCGCCGCGACACCGCCAAGCGCGATGTCTTTCCATTCGAACGAAGTCAGCGTGAGCACAAACAGAATCACGGTCAGCAGCCAGCCGGCCGTGCCGAAATGCTGCGGCCACAACTGCGGACGCGCCTCATGATTTTTCACGATGATGCCGGCAGCGAGTAGCGCCAGAATGGTCGACAGCTTGAACAGATGCGCGACCGCAATCGCCAGCAACACGAGACCGAACAGTGCAACGAACGAATGCTCGTCCTGCATGTTCAGGCGTCGATAGAAAAACGTGCAGGTGCGCGCCAGCAGATACGCAAGCACGAGCGAGCCGGCCAGCAGATAAAGCGGCTGCAGGATAGTTGCGAAAACGTTGCCGTAAACCTCCTGATGCAGCCAGCTCGACACGAGCTTTTCGATCACCACCGCATACATGCTGTTCAGCGCGGTGAGCGTAAGTAAACGCTGCGTGACCTGCCCTTCCGCGCGCAACTCGGTTTTCAACTGGATCATCATCGCCGGCGACGTGGCCATGGCGATCGCGGCGAGCACGGTGGCCACCATCAGCGGCACTTTCAGAAACAGCAAAACCGGAAGAACCAGCGCGAAGGTCAGCGTGGCTTCCGCGACACTAGAAAGAATCAGCCAGGGATTGCGGCGAATCCAGCGCAAATCGAGCCGGCTACCCAATTCGAATAACAGTAAACCGAGCGCGACATCGAGCAGCGGCCGCGCTGCGCGCGCTGATTCCGCATCGATCACGCCAAAACCCGCAGAGCCTGCTATCAGGCCAATCACTGCGTAGCCGGAGATGCGCGGTAAACGCCACGCGCGATAACAAAGTTCACCGCACAAACCGGCGGCCAGCAACGCGAGACCAGCCCAAAAAATGGCGTCGGGTGAAAGCGGCCAGGCTGGAAAAAATGAAAACGCCGAATTCATCGTGATGGGTTCTCCTTTGCAGCAACGGCAGACGACACGAACAGCGTAAACACCGGCGAACGCGTAAACGCGAGACACGTTTACCGTCGCAATCGCTTCGCGTGGCCAGCGTTGCGGTTTTTCTATGATCGGATGATCTGAATGCGCTGCAGCAGCAAGAGCCCGGCACATTCATGAGTGCCGCCGTGATTACCGGCGAGGCACGGTGAAAGAACGCCGCCGACTTTGAATCAGATTCTGATTGTCCGGCACCGTTCCGTTAACTGCGTGTGCCGCTACAGGCAGGGCACGACGCGGAAAAGAACGGCGATTGTGCCATAGCTTTTTCAGCCTCAACCGAAAACACACGAACATGCAGGCAAAACGGTAAAAACGTACGTTATCTTCACGACAAGAGGAAAAAGCGACTTTTTTACCGCTGATGCGAGCCAACGTAAACGTGAAAGATTGACTGTCCCGTGTGTGCTTTTCGGGACATCGACGCAGAAGTTTTGCGCCGTTTTGAAGGGACGGGCTATGCCGATGAGCGCGTCTCCAGCCTCGGCTTTGCTGTTTACAGGTTTACTGTATGTATACGTAGTAACAGTTAACAAGGTGCCTCGGTTTCTGTGGATAACTCCTGTTTACCGAAATGAATCAGCGGTTTGCCGACGGCATAACCGCATGCACAGCATGTGAGGGACCGGCGCGTATACGAGGGTAACTTTTGGCGGTTTTTGGCAGCGGCCGAGTTACCCCGTTTACGTCCACAACGGTTCCACACGACTTGCGCAGGTTAACTGCGCGGTTATCCACATGTTTCAGTGGATAACTTTTTCGCTCCGTGCGCTCGTTAACATCGGCGGTTAACTCACCGTTCCCTGCCGCAAGGCGCGCAAGAGGAAACGTGCCGGATCGATGTCTTCTGCGAGATCGCGTTCCAGCGGCCACGGCTCGCCTTCGATCTGCGACGCAATCAGTTCCGCGCCGAGTGCCGACCAGACCAGTCCGCGAGAGCCGTATGCGAAGGCGCCGTATACGCCATCCATGCGCGGTAGATCGAGCGGCCAGGCGCCGCGTAAACGCTGCGCGTCTTCGGCCGCCTGAGCTTCGTCGGCGAGTTGGCCGATCATCGGCATGCGGTCGCTCGTCACGCAGCGAAATGCGACGCGGCCGGCCAGAGACGCCGTCTGCGCATCGTCGATCGCGCCTTCGAATGCCGGCAGCATTTGCGCGACCCGCTCCAGGTTTTCCCGATGACCGTCCGCGCGCAACGATGTTTCGGGATCGTCGAGTTCGTAGGTCGCGCCGGTTAACGTGACGCCGTCGGCAAGCGGCACCGCATAACCTTCGCCGATCACCGGTAGCGCGAGCGGGGGCACCGTCTGCGGCGGCAGTAAGCTCAATTGGCCGCGGATACTGCGAGTCGGCGCATAGCGCAATCCGGCGATGCGCGCTGCATCGTGAGCGCTTGCGACGATAACCACCGACGCGCTGACGACCGCGTTACCGGCGGTGTCGAATACCGTCCATTGATCGCCGGATCGTTCGAGCCGCTCGACTTCTACGCCGAAGCGCCGCTCGAGATGATCGCCCGCTGCGGCCAGTTGAGCCGCGCAGAGCGACGCCGGGTCGATCCAGCCACCGTGCGGAAACAGCCATCCGCCGCGCGTGAGCGGTGTGCCCGCGAGCCGTTCAGCGTCCCCGGCCGAAACGGGCGTCACATAGTCAGGCGGATAACCGAACGCGGCGATCGCCTCGCTGATCGCGCGGGCTTCGTCGTCGTCCGCGGCGATCTGCAACAGGCCGGGGCCGCCTCGCAACAAACGATGACCCGCGCGTTCCAGTTCGGCCCAGCGCCTGAGCGCGTACAGAAAGCCCGCGCGGGTGACGCGTGACGCAACGCTGTCGTCGCGGGAAATCATGGGATGGAACACGCCGGCGGGATTGCCTGACGCATCCTGCGCGACCGACGCATGCCGTTCCAGCGACGTCACCCGCCAGCCGCGCGCCGCAAGCCGCTCGATCACCGCACAGCCCGCGAGTCCGGCGCCGATCACCACGGCATGCCGCTCCCGCACCTCTAGCGGCGCGGGCGGCTCATAGCGGCGCACCCGCCAACGCGGCGCAAAGTGGCCAACCAGCATCGCCCGCTTCCAGCCGAATCCGTCGACCTTGCGGTATTCGAAGCCGTTCTGGGTCAGCGCGCGTTTGATGTCGCCCGCGCTGCTGTAGGTGGCGATCGTCGCGCCCTCGCCCGCCAGCCTTGCGAGCGCCTTGAAGATGGCTGGCGTCCAGATTTCGGGATTTCTGGCGGGCGAAAAACCATCCAGATAGAACGCGTCGGCGCGCAGCCGCAAGGCGGGCAGGCTCTCGGCCGCGTCGGCGAAAACGAGAGTGAGCACGACGCGCCCTTCGTCGAATTCGAGCCGGTGCGTGCCGGGAACGAGCATCGGCCAGGCGTTGGCGAGCGCGTCTGCCAGTTCGGCAATCGTGGGATCGGACAGCGTCGCGGCATAAACGCTGCGCAAGTCGTCGAGCGTAAAAGGATGCTTCTCCGTCGATACGAAATGCAGCCGCTCGCAGCGCAACGAATCGGCGCGCCAGGCGGCCCACGTCACCAGAAAGTTGATGCCCATGCCGAAGCCGGTTTCGAGCACGGTGAACGTGCGTCGGCCTTGCCACCGTTCGGGCAATGAATTGCCGCGCAGAAAAACGTAGTGAGCCTGGTCGAGACCGCCGACGGCACTGTGATAGATGTCGTTATAAAGCGGCGAAAAAGGCGTGCCGTTGTCGCGGAAAGCGAGGACGGCGGGGATCAGCGGATCGGTCATTCGCGTCGAAAAATGACGCTCGGGGAGAGCGGTCGAACGTTACCGCCAGCGCGCGCAGGTCGCCTGGCGGCGAAAAAGACGCGCGAGACGTTGGTAAAAACCAACGCCAAGCCCCGTCCCTACTGGGTTTCAGCCCTTGGTTGGGGTCGCAAAGGTCGACATATTGCAGTTTCCTTGCGATATCGCCGCCAGAACCGCTGAAATCTTCGAAACCCTTGTCCTGATTGGGTTTGCGCTGCGCTATCATAGCAAGCGCCGCGAGAGGAGCGGCAGCACGGCCGCCGGATCTGTCAAATTCCCGGCGCTCAGGTC from the Paraburkholderia fungorum genome contains:
- the mnmC gene encoding bifunctional tRNA (5-methylaminomethyl-2-thiouridine)(34)-methyltransferase MnmD/FAD-dependent 5-carboxymethylaminomethyl-2-thiouridine(34) oxidoreductase MnmC — protein: MTDPLIPAVLAFRDNGTPFSPLYNDIYHSAVGGLDQAHYVFLRGNSLPERWQGRRTFTVLETGFGMGINFLVTWAAWRADSLRCERLHFVSTEKHPFTLDDLRSVYAATLSDPTIAELADALANAWPMLVPGTHRLEFDEGRVVLTLVFADAAESLPALRLRADAFYLDGFSPARNPEIWTPAIFKALARLAGEGATIATYSSAGDIKRALTQNGFEYRKVDGFGWKRAMLVGHFAPRWRVRRYEPPAPLEVRERHAVVIGAGLAGCAVIERLAARGWRVTSLERHASVAQDASGNPAGVFHPMISRDDSVASRVTRAGFLYALRRWAELERAGHRLLRGGPGLLQIAADDDEARAISEAIAAFGYPPDYVTPVSAGDAERLAGTPLTRGGWLFPHGGWIDPASLCAAQLAAAGDHLERRFGVEVERLERSGDQWTVFDTAGNAVVSASVVIVASAHDAARIAGLRYAPTRSIRGQLSLLPPQTVPPLALPVIGEGYAVPLADGVTLTGATYELDDPETSLRADGHRENLERVAQMLPAFEGAIDDAQTASLAGRVAFRCVTSDRMPMIGQLADEAQAAEDAQRLRGAWPLDLPRMDGVYGAFAYGSRGLVWSALGAELIASQIEGEPWPLERDLAEDIDPARFLLRALRQGTVS